In Trichoderma breve strain T069 chromosome 4, whole genome shotgun sequence, the following proteins share a genomic window:
- a CDS encoding isy1-like splicing family domain-containing protein has product MARNSEKAQSMLFRFREAQAADLGIIDAGRTRRPKVITEVDSIPSCERWRGQVLKEISRKVSRIQDPVLSDYQIRDINDEINKLMREKHMWEVQIRNLGGPNYMRGGGKMYDEQGREIPGGGKGYKYYGRARELPGVKELFEAAQAKKQEDKPLETSKDLRKIVDAAYYGYAPGEEDDALLQYEAEKEREAAENLVKTGPQGVPDGWEPLPGDSGDGHGWALPTMEEVQMELLERRRRKLLDQL; this is encoded by the exons ATG GCTCGAAACTCGGAAAAGGCCCAGTCTATGCTCTTCCGCTTCCGCGAAGCGCAAGCAGCAGACCTGGGCATCATCGACGCCGGACGAACTCGCCGCCCCAAGGTCATCACCGAAGTCGACTCAATCCCATCGTGCGAGAGATGGCGTGGCCAAGTGCTCAAGGAGATTTCGCGCAAGGTCTCGAGGATCCAGGACCCCGTGCTCAGCGACTACCAGATCCGCGACATCAACGATGAAATCAACAAGCTGATGCGGGAGAAGCACATGTGGGAGGTACAGATACGGAATTTAGGCGGGCCGAATTACATGAGAGGAGGCGGGAAGATGTACGACGAGCAAGGCAGAGAAATACCGGGCGGAGGGAAGGGATACAAGTATTACGGACGAGCCCGAGAACTGCCCGGCGTCAAGGAGCTCTTTGAGGCGGCCCAAGCGAAGAAGCAAGAGGACAAACCACTCGAAACCAGCAAAGACTTGAGGAAAATTGTGGACGCAGCGTACTACGGCTACGCTCCtggcgaagaggacgacgccCTGCTACAATACGaggcagagaaagaaagggaggcggcggagaaTCTCGTCAAGACAGGGCCTCAGGGGGTCCCCGACGGCTGGGAACCATTACCTGGGGATAGTGGGGATGGCCATGGGTGGGCATTGCCAACGATGGAGGAGGTTCAGATGGAGCTTctcgagagaagaagacggaagcTTCTTGACCAGCTTTAA
- a CDS encoding flavin reductase like domain-containing protein has protein sequence MSHSIISPAILYWGTPVVLVSSENEDGSENICAISSAFWLGHRCILGFAAQSKTPVNILRTGQCVVNLPDDSMARHVNLLADTTGTENVSDSKKDRGYRYVKDKWTCADLTPQISDLVRPRRILECPVQMECELAEAHQVMKDYPDLKGVIVCIELKILRTHVVDSIRMPGYPNRIDPDKWRPMIMSFQELYGLGGGKLAKSTLGKVQEEKYRGLTRSGVVKLPGDDDKEEVEAAYMKAHGGLEDGN, from the coding sequence ATGTCAcactccatcatctccccgGCTATCCTCTATTGGGGCACTCCCGTTGTCCTCGTCTCGTCCGAGAACGAAGATGGGTCTGAAAACATCTGTGCCATCTCTTCTGCTTTTTGGCTGGGACATCGGTGCATCCTTGGCTTTGCAGCCCAAAGCAAGACACCAGTGAACATTCTTCGAACTGGTCAATGTGTTGTCAATCTTCCCGACGACAGCATGGCTCGCCATGTCAACCTGCTAGCCGATACAACTGGCACCGAGAATGTCTCTGACTCGAAGAAGGACAGAGGATACCGCTATGTCAAGGACAAATGGACCTGCGCGGATCTTACGCCTCAGATATCCGATCTTGTTCGCCCGCGTCGAATTTTGGAATGTCCTGTTCAGATGGAATGCGAATTAGCCGAAGCCCATCAAGTTATGAAGGACTATCCCGATCTCAAGGGCGTCATCGTCTGCATTGAGCTCAAGATTCTTCGAACCCATGTTGTGGATTCGATTCGTATGCCGGGATATCCCAACCGTATCGATCCCGACAAGTGGCGGCCCATGATTATGTCTTTCCAGGAATTGTATGGCCTGGGAGGAGgaaagctggccaagagcaCTTTGGGCAAGGTTCAGGAAGAAAAGTATCGTGGACTTACACGAAGTGGCGTTGTTAAATTGCCTGGAGATgacgacaaggaagaagTCGAGGCGGCTTATATGAAGGCACATGGgggccttgaagatggaaactAG